From Saccharibacillus brassicae:
CTTCGCCCGCAGGAACAGGCAGCCGCGCGCCGCGCGGCCGGCCATCCACCGGGCGTGCGCGGCAGCCAGCCGGACGTAGACCGAATCGTCCGCCGCCGCGCCGTCACCGAACCTTCCCGCGGCGGCACTTTGCAATTTATCCATATAGTCCTGTTCGCGGCGGTTCAGCACTTCGGACACCAGCTCGTCTTTGGAAGCAAAATGGTTGTACAGCGTCATCATGGCGATATTGGATTCGCCGACGATTTTTTTGAGCCCGATCGAATGGAAGCCGTGTTGGTAGAACAAGTTCTCCGCCGTGCGAAGCAGATCTTCTTTTTTGGCGCTCATGCTGGAACTCCTCCCCGCTCAAATATAACGTTCGTTCTACCCAGCTTAAAGAAACAAGGCTCCGTTGTCAAACGGCGTCCGTTTTTCCGACACAACCGGTTTCGGAAGCCGGACTCTCTATTGGGCGGAGACTTGAGGTCGCTTTTCGGATCGGTCATCCTTCGTGCTCCGGCTTGCGACGGTTTGATGGTTCGACGGTTCGATGGTTCGGCGTTTCGATGGTTCGACAGTTCGTCGGACGGCTGCGGAAAAAGCATCCTGTTCGGCGTCTGCGCAAGTCTCGGAGCCCAAAAAAACCTGAACCGATGCACAAAGCATCCGCTCAGGTTGGGTCCGACAAAAAGGCCGTGCTTCATTTCCGATAATATTTCCGGTATACGGCGGGGGTCGCGTTTTCGTATTTCTTGAACGTTTTGATAAAATAGCCCGGTTCGTTGAAGCCAAGCTCCGCGCTGATCTGCGAGATCGGAAGGTCGGTCTGCTCCAGCAGCTGCCGCGCCCAGACGATTTTCAGCCGGGCGGCGTAGCCGGAATAGCTTTCCCCGATTTCCTTGGCGAACAGGCGGCTGAAATAGCTTGGACTGATATGGCACAGCTCGGCCATTTTCTTGAGCGGCACCGATTCGTTTTTGTGCGCGAACAGATAATCGAACGCCGGCTGGAG
This genomic window contains:
- a CDS encoding TetR/AcrR family transcriptional regulator encodes the protein MSAKKEDLLRTAENLFYQHGFHSIGLKKIVGESNIAMMTLYNHFASKDELVSEVLNRREQDYMDKLQSAAAGRFGDGAAADDSVYVRLAAAHARWMAGRAARGCLFLRAKEEYGADDAHPIVRLAEGHKRRLKEFVRAADPRRSGSEAIQLCLLLEGATALAESEGPDAAGEQLLDLTRRLFADGSGSEPAASRA